From Pan paniscus chromosome 9, NHGRI_mPanPan1-v2.0_pri, whole genome shotgun sequence, the proteins below share one genomic window:
- the LOC100985500 gene encoding olfactory receptor 9I1 → MLTTIFQDTDFSKVRNINIVELLHPPQGTQSLEENEEEYGEHPKLKPTVHIVSMAKNNLTTVTEFILMGFMDHPKLEIPLFLVFLSFYLVTLLGNVGMIMLIQVDVKLYTPMYFFLSHLSLLDACYTSVITPQILATLATGKTVISYGHCAAQFFLFTICAGTECFLLAVMAYDRYAAIRNPLLYTVAMNPRLCWSLVVGAYVCGVSGAILRTTCTFTLSFCKDNQINFFFCDLPPLLKLACSDTANIEIVIIFFGNFVILANASVILISYLLIIKTILKVKSSGGRAKTFSTCASHITAVALFFGALIFMYLQSGSGKSLEEDKVVSVFYTVVIPMLNPLIYSLRNKDVKDAFRKVARRLQVSLSM, encoded by the exons atgttaacaaCAATATTTCAAGACACTGATTTCAGTAAGGTGAGAAACATTAACATTGTTGAGCTCCTTCACCCTCCCCAAGGGACTCAATCTTTGGAGGAAAATGAAGAAGAGTATGGAGAACATCCCAAGTTAAA ACCAACAGTCCACATTGTCTCCATGGCCAAGAATAATCTCACCACAGTAACCGAATTCATTCTCATGGGCTTTATGGACCACCCCAAATTGGAGATTCCCCTCTTTCTGGTGTTTCTGAGTTTCTACCTAGTCACCCTTCTTGGGAATGTGGGGATGATTATGTTAATCCAAGTAGATGTCAAACTCTACACCCCAATGTACTTCTTCCTGAGCCACCTCTCCCTGCTGGATGCCTGTTACACCTCAGTCATCACCCCTCAGATCCTAGCCACATTGGCCACAGGCAAAACGGTCATCTCCTACGGCCACTGTGCTGCCCAGTTCTTTTTATTCACCATCTGTGCAGGCACAGAGTGCTTCCTGCTGGCAGTGATGGCCTATGATCGCTATGCTGCCATTCGCAACCCACTGCTCTATACCGTGGCCATGAATCCCAGGCTCTGCTGGAGCCTGGTGGTAGGAGCCTATGTCTGTGGGGTGTCAGGAGCCATCCTGCGTACCACGTGCACCTTCACCCTCTCCTTCTGTAAGGACAATCAAATAAACTTCTTCTTCTGTGACCTCCCACCCCTGCTGAAGCTTGCCTGCAGTGACACAGCAAACATTGAGATTGTCATCATCTTCTTTGGCAATTTTGTGATTTTGGCCAATGCCTCAGTCATCCTGATTTCCTATCTGCTCATCATCAAGACCATTTTGAAAGTGAAGTCTTCAGGTGGCAGGGCCAAGACTTTCTCCACATGTGCCTCTCACATCACTGCTGTGGCCCTTTTCTTTGGAGCCCTTATCTTCATGTATCTGCAAAGTGGCTCAGGCAAATCTCTGGAGGAAGACAAAGTCGTGTCTGTCTTCTATACAGTGGTCATCCCCATGCTGAACCCTCTGATCTACAGCTTAAGAAACAAAGATGTAAAAGACGCCTTCAGAAAGGTTGCTAGGAGACTCCAGGTGTCCCTGAGCATGTAG
- the LOC100969242 gene encoding olfactory receptor 9I1-like — protein MAKRNLSTVTEFILVVFTDHPELAVPLFLVFLSFYLVTFLGNGGMIILIQVDAQLHTPMYFFLSHLAFLDACCASVITPQILATLATDKIVISYGCRAVQFSFFTICAGTECYLLSVMAYDRFVAISNPLHYNMTMTPGTCRVFLASAFICGVSGAILHTMCTFTLSFCCDSQINFFFCDLSPLLKLACSSMTQTEIVILLCAKCMFLANVMVILISYMLIIRAILRVKLAGG, from the coding sequence ATGGCCAAAAGAAATCTCAGCACTGTGACAGAGTTCATTCTTGTAGTCTTCACAGATCACCCTGAACTGGCAGTTCCACTCTTCCTAGTGTTTCTCAGCTTCTATCTTGTCACTTTTCTGGGGAATGGGGGGATGATCATTCTAATCCAAGTGGATGCCCAactccacacccccatgtacttcttcctgaGCCACCTTGCTTTCCTGGATGCCTGCTGTGCCTCAGTAATCACCCCTCAGATTCTGGCCACACTGGCCACAGACAAGATAGTTATCTCCTATGGCTGCCGTGCTGTGCAGTTCTCTTTCTTCACCATCTGTGCAGGCACAGAGTGTTACCTGCTGTCAGTGATGGCCTATGACCGCTTTGTTGCCATTAGCAATCCACTGCACTATAACATGACCATGACTCCAGGTACCTGCAGGGTCTTTTTGGCCAGTGCCTTCATCTGTGGGGTGTCAGGGGCCATTTTGCATACCATGTGCACCTTCACCCTCTCCTTCTGTTGTGACAGTCAGATCAACTTCTTCTTCTGTGACCTCTCACCCCTGCTGAAGCTCGCCTGCAGTAGCATGACACAAACTGAGATTGTCATTCTCCTTTGTGCAAAATGCATGTTCCTAGCCAATGTCATGGTTATCCTGATCTCCTACATGCTCATTATCAGAGCCATTTTGAGGGTGAAGTTGGCAGGTGGGTAA